ctgcaCCCACCCGGGACTGTACACGAAAGACCATGGATGGTACCTGGAAATAACctctaaataaaacaaattcagTTTGTAAGGTCCACAGTACCATTTCTGCACAACCTCACTACAAGAACAAAGCACTTCAAGCCACAAATGCAAAACTTGTTCATTTAGGCCCATACAAATCAATGAGCGCAGTTTAACATCCATTTGAGCATGCGCATTATCGTGAGATAAGTTAACAGCTTGGACACAACGATATAACAACTGAAACCATCAAAGTGACtacttatttaataatttctgtcGAACAACCGATCAACTTACTTCTTCTGGAGTTAAAACTTTGCCGTCTTCATCTAATCTATAAGTTTTACAAAGAACTAATCTACTGTATACTGAATTAAAGTCTTTTTCAACCTCTTTCGTTGCAGATTCTTCTATAAATAACCACGGATGGCAAGGTCCACCTTAAATTCCttcattattgttttatatcGAAATCAGCATCAATTACCTAGGAAATTCGGCCTTTTCATTCCGTGTTCTAGCACTTGTTTAATAACTGGACATAGAGTTCCTCTGACTAGATCCGTTACTGTTTCTGAGATGCTGTCGTCCCCAGCGCTACTATATTGTTTACTTCTCTCGTCCAATAACTGAACAAATTTTGCGGGAAACCAGCCCCTTAACCCGTTCAATTCCCCAATCCAACAGTGTTCGTCTTTTTGACTTATTATCGTAATGATATCGTTTTTTCGAAATCCCAATTCGTCATCATCGTGTCTCTCGAAATCTGTAACTAAAAACGTTACCCTCACAACGATTTAATTAGCATTGTTACCTAATAAGGCCTTCGCGCGTCTTTTTCGATTCTTTGAGACGTTTATATAATTATCGTGGTCAGCGCTGTGACTTTCCATGGAATAGTCGGCAACCAACGAAATTTCAGTGTTTAATTTTGGATCTACTTGAAGGAAATGTCGTGCAATCTGTCAGATATAAAACGTTGACAAAACAAATCACTACTTAAGACATATAGAACGTACCTGTAAGATTGCTTCTCGTAAATCAACTAAAATCTCAGTTTGCTTTatgtttttgcatttaatgTCATCCTCGctgttttcattaaataaaagaAGCTGAATTacagatttatttttcttaactTGACGCCTAAAATGTATCAAGTTATGGAAATACAAACACGAAAATTTAGATCAACCTTGCTAGATGTTGCTTTGGGAGATTAGGTGCTGCTTCAGGGTTGCCCACCAAAGCCCCCTGATCTGCCATTAAATAAGCTAAATGACGTCTTCTGTAAGTTTCAATCATAACTTCATTCAGTGAATTTGTCAACTGTTTGGAAACTTCAAATAACTTTTCCACATCATCTATATCACCAGGAATGTCAGATAGAGCGTTAAAAATTTGAGCAGAATTTTCGAGTTGCTTCAATTGAggttctttcattttcaacatgCTTAAagttatttgaaataaaactattgATCCTTCAAAGAAAAACAGATCCCATATTCTCAATAATATTTTCATGTGAACTGCACTGGCAAACAATGTTAAGAACCAATGAAGTGTTATTAATGATAACTCTATATcatgattttttaatgtttcatcaATGTCAACCAAAAAATTTGTGATGAGTGTGCGTAACACCCTCTGGTCAGCTTGAATCCCTATTAAAAAGAGGTTTTATCACTTGTTTTATGTCAGAGGTAAATTACCTAATAAAGTTGAGCTGTAGTAGGAGGCAGGTAATAAATCTTCAACTATTGTCACCATAATCCAAAATGCGTCTTCTTCTTCCAGAAGAAGCAAAAGTGAGGCAGCTATCATTCCAGTTCCTTGACAGTAGCTATAagacaacagtaaaaaaaagtagagctaATAATTAAACTGTCTACCCAATGTCTGGATACAGCCAGGCAATGCCCCTCAGTATCCGCCTCAATCTAGGTATCCCTGTACTGTTAATATGACTAAAACATGCATTTGTGGGCATGGTGTGTAACAAAtctttttctatttgtttTGATGTCATCAGAGAATCATTACTGGACATTTTAACAATATCTTTATAACACAATTCTGACTGTTGTTTCTTTTCTAAAGCACCAGACATCCTCATCCACATTTGTGGCCGCAGTGAATGGGGAATTCCAGACTGTACCATTGAGCGCAACTTGTCAGTTCGTGGTAACCGAACTTCTACTTTATCCCAAGTTAAGTCTGAGACTTCTTTGTTATGAGAAAATTCTAAATGAGCAACCCACTGAAGTCTGTCTTGGGGATCTTCAACAAATGGTATACctagtaatttatttgaactttGCTCAGGACCATCTTCCTCATCAACACGAAAGCCAAACTCATCAAATCTACAATCAAGTGAGATGCAATACCTTGTGTcacctattttttaaaatacctaTATTCTGGTTGAGAATTGGGGTCATCAGGAATTACAGTTAATTTAGCCATGATGTCTTGGGGCCACATGCTAGGAGTTAAGGCGGAGAATGGTCCTCCTGGACTAGGAGTTAATAAATCATTCATGTTAAGTCCTtcagaaaaattttcaataaagtaaTCATCATCCACATCATCTTCAGATATTGCCAATTCCATTTCTCGTTTCTACAACACATACTATCAGGGAGTGCCACAGGATAAATTTCACTTACATTATGGTCTTCTTTACCAACGTAACCCTCACGGTCTCTGTGGCTGAATATAGATTTGGCAATATCCATTGTTTACTTTTGctaatttttacaacttttaatGGAAAGACGTCGATTcgtcaatttaaattatataatcaaaaattcatactacgtttacaaaaataaatgcttATATTCAACAAAGGCAAGGTCAATAcaacacaaattaataaattgtcaaatcgtCGATAACAACATATGGGACATATGGTTATGATTAGTTGACGTTTCCCTTCCCTAGTAGAGTAGCTTCCTGCTTTATCGACAATTCTGTAACCAAATATTACGTCATGGCTCTACATtcgcataaaaatttaaaattagggCAAGTAGGAAAATACGTATtctcttttaaataataataaataaatttttataataaccgGCTTCATTGGACTACATTATTCCGCtgtttaatacaaaataaagaaTTATTACCTACTCCATATAAAAGTAAGACAATTTGTAACCAAAAAGAAACGCTAATTCAAAAACAAGATATAAACatgtaaaaaaaagaaaagaagtaaagaagaaaaaaagaaaataatccaTAGGTGTGTTACTTTCATCTCTGcctggaatttttttttatcattttacgTTGAATTGTAAACAGTccctcggcttcgcctcgtgcgTGAAATTAGTTCTCGCACTGGAAAATACACCTCCCGTacgtaatgtaaataactaattcAATCCTGCACTGCAAGGGCGGCTGGTGTATAAGTGCTGCAGAGCTGCAGAACTCCCAAAATTACGAAAAAACCCGTAATATTACCCAAACAAAAGTTACCGGCATTTTTACACCACGGGCTGACTGGCTGTGTAAGCATAGATAATTGTGGAAGGCACCTATCTGGCACCTAcatatataattgatttcatataaatgttcatcaagtgagttgtgcatttgtaaaagcacctttaatttagttacattacaaaagtcacatttatgaaggtcatgtccaataaatctttactcggtaaaaatacaaagacaaaaacaaataaaaattactttaatttaatcagtaaaaagtcgttttgaaatcagcaaactaaaaaattagtcaaatcgggttcgcgcagagcaagcaactttgaaagttaaagtcactagctttagctttactaccaacagaaaatcagattttcatggcttgcttagatgcacatttatatgaaattgagtatagtGGGTCCAATCTCAGTGGCGGCCCTGGGGTAGAGCGAGAGGAGCGGCCGCTCTAGGCGCCAGGTGCGAAGGGGCGCCAAAATCCGATTTTTGAAagtgtttgtattttattaccaGAAACTGATTCGAAGTTGTCGACTAAAGGGCGCCGAAAGACAACCTAGCTCTACCCTAATAAAGGGCTAGGGCCGCCGCTGTCCAATCTTTATATGGCCGGGAGTAGCCTAAAGCTATATGCACGACCTATTCACTTTTCTGTATGTCAACATGCATTTCGACATCACTCCATCACTGACTAACTATAACCTGCTATAACCAAGCGCTGAGTTGCAGCCTATAAGCAGGGCCGGCTCAGATAATTATACAGAAtggtccaacacttaccatttttgcaatacgcggtttctaattatcgaaaaaaatttacgctTGGCTAGGAAGAGACACACATTGGAGCTATAAGCCTGtctcattattttatttattatcaattgggTTTCGCGTCAGGAGGCGATAaagtgaaattaatcaaaattcgattattttttttaaatctaaatatgttcaaactaatacagaaaacagaaatctgaaaataaaaaatattaaaacgcATCACATTGccgattattatttattatttgtaatgAAGGTGCCGCACAACTGACAGGAATTTATGACGTATATAGTTACACTAACTGCCTAATCACAAACCAAACCAGAAATAAGATTTACAACACCCCATCGCTAAACTGCAggtatagtttattttttaatcaaagaaccacaacaccgcaatttacacccaaaatagagctgacaacattgtacacttttgacatagggtgaaaaatctcatcataaaaaattgaggttattagagatattagtatcGCAGCatattaataaagttaataacaactaataacaactcatttgagagtttaataaatatcttacgttgcgaggcatttttaataacacgttcaaattttagctgcgagtttgcgtagtttcaaggacattaaaaatgacagacgttggctggtatcaccaatagatatcattaaataccctaaatttagtaaaattttatatttacaaacttaaatcaacaggtcgtggttctttgattaaaaaatagactatatgTACTTACCCTGTCAGGGCCGAACTCGACTATTTTACGCCTAGCAATTTCGGCAAACATTCTGAagaaattgtcaaataaactacgtaatgaagttgaaattattcaatattcagttttctaaaatatctatttttcatttaaagaaaaatccttTACTTGCTGCGAATCGTTTCTATAATAAACTGGAATTTCACCAGTACTGACCTGAAAAATGGTTTCGGGGGAGCCGACAGCCCTGCGtcaaaaagatttattgggaGGCCATCACATTACGAGCTGTCCTATTCAGCTCTACCATAAACGCTCTTGGATTCCATCTTTCTTTAACTTGATATTTGATCGCAATtttcactattatttaattataattcaaagtCGGAAGTGGATCAATCAAAAAGGTGAGGAGTTCTGTAACtagtagagaaaaaaaaaactttcaatatttggaccaatttgatattaaatcgcTATAAACTTAGCTCcatcacaaaaatttaattgaaaaaaattgatcacgctcaatcatagaatattaattgtagattgtgcctaccgagtttcagaatttttggacaattattaaatgtgtAATCGTAAAAATGgtaaagtcctcgtctagacttaaattgtaaatcatttcaCAATAGGGCAGCAAaccgtcttataactaccataataccctctaactttattgcccctttgttgtgcagtgccTACTCAAGGAAGAGCAAATTTAAGTGTTGGACCACCTGTATACCGATATACCGACTCGCACTAATTCCTAATTCTGAAATATGGTTTATTGAGAATATGCTATACGAtggtccaccctgtataaggcTTCATCAATTTTCCCGTATTACTTCAGTCagtcataaaatttaaaaaatcgattttgataaaaaaaaatatatttttttttgtacacgctaataattcacaattaattcaaacacatttacgaaattttcatcaaaagaaaattgtatttttattccTAATAGAAATTTTggctaaaatcataaatcacactAACAAAGAAACAGATCTTAAGGCACTGCACCCGGTAGTTTATGGTAGGGTGTTATATAACCTCGGACAAAAGTTGGTCGCACCCAACGGGCAACAATGACCGGTTTCTTACCTGTAAGTGTAAGTACCTGTAAGTGATTTGTAAACTGTTTCTTTGTCGGggtgatttatgattttagtcaatatttttattggggGTAAAAATACCGGGTGAGATGAGTTTTATCGTCAGCACGATTacccctattaaaaaattagtaaaaattaagaaactttagggttacattcccttgatataagacttcaaatgtgtgtaatcaattttcacttatcactaaattcagagccataaaatttaaaaaatcgattttgagaaaaaaaaattttttttcgtacacgttcataattcacaattaattcaaagaacacatttacgaaattcgcatcaaaagaaaattattcgtttttgaattattccaattttaacattaagagcgaaaaatgaccaagatttacaactgcagtgtcataaataaatatctcattgttgggaacatctgttgaccacttttctagtaattcttaagtccctaaagggtaTCATAAATAACCTACTTCAAATTCTTTTGTGgaactgaccgcccaatttaataataaatcatagctaaattttaggctttaatatcaaattccatttatttcaaaaaccggtgatgttttcatgattcaatgacaccaaatttttcctcatcgaaaaattatctaaatcaatctagcggttattgaattaaaacgaaatatttacctgtttcattaaaaaagtttaaatttttacaaaatgttctacagcgatacacaatcattcctgatttttttgagaattttaaatcgattagaagcGGGTGTTTTCGTTCGGgtggtaaaacttgaatcatccatcctgtataatatatttttattttaataaggaATTTTGTCTTAAGCCATAAATtaactctcagtgaaaaattatgtaaattaatgtagcagttattgaattaaaacaaaatctttacctgttttattaaaaattttgaaatttttacagactgttctagagtgatacacaatcattcctgaattttttgagaattttaaattgattagaagAGGATGTTTTCGCACTGACGATAAAACTCATCTCACCCGGTACTATAATTTTTAAGTCTctaaagggtaccataaacaaGCCACGTCAACCTCTTTTGTGGAtgtgaccgcccaatttaataataaatcatagctaaattttaggctttaatatcaaattccatttatttcaaaaaccggtgatgttttcatgatttcaatgacaccaaatttttcctcatcgaaaaattatctaaatcaatctagcggttattgaattaaaacgaaatatttacctgtttcattaaaaaagtttaaatttttacaaaatgttctacagcgatacacaatcattactgaattttttgagaattttttttttttttgagaattttaaatcgattagaagcgggtgttttcgctcgggtggtaaaacttgaatcatcCATCCTGTATAATATATCTTTATTTTAATAAGGAATTTTGTCTTAAGCCATAAATTAACCGAACAAGGACCCTactaagatgacgagcctgaccatgtaaaaatgcaacccaaactacattttacaaagcacACATTATATACTGgtaagtatttaaaaattaaatcaagaaCCCAAGAAGGTAGGTATTCTGTTAGTTTGAAAATtatatctgtcattgcattttttgtTCATAATTCATatttagaatttgaaaatgttttcgaacgatgacagaaccgacatgaccctacttaccc
The sequence above is drawn from the Tenebrio molitor chromosome X, icTenMoli1.1, whole genome shotgun sequence genome and encodes:
- the LOC138139971 gene encoding small G protein signaling modulator 3 homolog: MDIAKSIFSHRDREGYVGKEDHNKREMELAISEDDVDDDYFIENFSEGLNMNDLLTPSPGGPFSALTPSMWPQDIMAKLTVIPDDPNSQPEYRFDEFGFRVDEEDGPEQSSNKLLGIPFVEDPQDRLQWVAHLEFSHNKEVSDLTWDKVEVRLPRTDKLRSMVQSGIPHSLRPQMWMRMSGALEKKQQSELCYKDIVKMSSNDSLMTSKQIEKDLLHTMPTNACFSHINSTGIPRLRRILRGIAWLYPDIGYCQGTGMIAASLLLLLEEEDAFWIMVTIVEDLLPASYYSSTLLGIQADQRVLRTLITNFLVDIDETLKNHDIELSLITLHWFLTLFASAVHMKILLRIWDLFFFEGSIVLFQITLSMLKMKEPQLKQLENSAQIFNALSDIPGDIDDVEKLFEVSKQLTNSLNEVMIETYRRRHLAYLMADQGALVGNPEAAPNLPKQHLARRQVKKNKSVIQLLLFNENSEDDIKCKNIKQTEILVDLREAILQIARHFLQVDPKLNTEISLVADYSMESHSADHDNYINVSKNRKRRAKALLDFERHDDDELGFRKNDIITIISQKDEHCWIGELNGLRGWFPAKFVQLLDERSKQYSSAGDDSISETVTDLVRGTLCPVIKQVLEHGMKRPNFLGGPCHPWLFIEESATKEVEKDFNSVYSRLVLCKTYRLDEDGKVLTPEELLYRCVQAVNLSHDNAHAQMDVKLRSLICMGLNEQVLHLWLEVLCSCSEVVQKWYHPWSFVYSPGWVQIKCDLRILSQLSFNLNPDWELPVKKETNNQPLKDGVRDMLVKHHLFSWDI